TTGGAATCGCTAATATTATGCTGGTTTCTGTAGTGGAACGAACCCGTGAAATTGGGATTCGTAAGGCGATCGGGGCGACTAGTCGGGCCGTTTTGCAACAGTTTCTCACCGAAGCGATCCTGGTTTCTCTCTTAGGCGGTACCTTTGGCGTATCGATTGGAGTTGGTCTTGCCTTTGCTGCTTCTACTCTGTTTAAGTTCCCTTTTGTCGTCTCCCTCTGGTCCATTGGGGCGGGGCTAGGTTTGGCGCTAACTGTTGGCCTAATTGCCGGAGTCATCCCTGCTCGGAATGCGGCCAATCTCGATCCGATCGCAGCGTTGCGGAGTGATTAAGAGATGCCTACGATGATCTGGATGGAAGGGATAACGAAAAGCTACCGCTTGGGTGAAGTGGAGGTGCCAGTTCTAAAAGGGATTGACCTTAACATCGAAGAAGGTGAGTATGTCGCCATTATGGGGATGTCTGGGTCTGGCAAATCAACGCTGATGAACATTATTGGCTGTCTCGATCGCCCCACTGATGGCTATTACGTTCTAGAAGGGAGAAACCTCACAAGCTTTACCAACGATGAGTTAGCTTATATCCGCAATCAGCGCATCGGCTTTGTGTTTCAGCAGTTCAACCTGCTGCCCCGCGCCACCGCCTTAGAAAATGTCATGTTGCCAATGGTCTATGCGGGTATTCCGAAAGCGCAACGGCGACAGCGAGCGGAAGAAGCTTTAACCCGTGTGGGTCTAGCAGAACGG
This region of Trichocoleus desertorum NBK24 genomic DNA includes:
- a CDS encoding ABC transporter ATP-binding protein, which gives rise to MPTMIWMEGITKSYRLGEVEVPVLKGIDLNIEEGEYVAIMGMSGSGKSTLMNIIGCLDRPTDGYYVLEGRNLTSFTNDELAYIRNQRIGFVFQQFNLLPRATALENVMLPMVYAGIPKAQRRQRAEEALTRVGLAERLSNRPSQLSGGQQQRVAIARALVNRPALVLADEPTGALDTQTSEEVMALLTDLNEQGITIVIVTHEPDVAAQTRRTIQVRDGLVVN